Genomic DNA from Corylus avellana chromosome ca4, CavTom2PMs-1.0:
ATATGAAGCCTAGTGAACTTTGTGGTGACACACCTTAGTATCAATTTTTTTGTCAATACCCTATTGAGTGCTGATATGCCAACTTATTTGAAATTTGGTCGTCTCTGGGCTTATAGTTGAGATTTGGTAATCGCTCGGCTTGTTTAAACACCACAACCACGGTTTGAGGTAGGGGAAAACCGGTCTTTTGGAGAGATTCTGAATTTTGGTCTGAATATTGCTGCAACTACTATGTGTATTACTTCTTGTTAAAGTGAAATAAGATGATGTATATATTTGAAACAAGCAAAACGATAATAGAAAagattctttcctttttttcttttttttttaaagatatcaGTGCAAATCACCATTGAAATGTCAAAACACTTATGATGCAAATACCGTCCATGGTTCGTAATGGATCAATTTCAAGGTTCAAAATGATAAGGAGGGTAGTTCTTGTTGTCATACCACTTCTACTAGCATGGCCACCACTACTACTTGAATGTCAAGAACTGCAgttctactttattttttttattttttttaaaaccacatATGGTTCTCCTTTGGTGCTGAATGGACCAACATTTCTTCTTTGTCAATTCAAAATCTCTGGATTTGAAAAATCAGAAGCTTGCTCACAGGAtagaaaatgagagtttttgctTCATTGTTGGTTTCTAACTTGCCTGTTTTTTTATGTAACGGGTTGCATTACCAGTTAAATTTTGCAGCTCTTACTTGGTCTCCCTTTACTCTGAAAGACATGCCACTGTATCCTTCTTTCCTCCTGAAAGTTTGATAATTTTTGCAGATATAGAAGTTCCAGTTGCATGCCTCATACTGATATGCTTGTTTGCCCTTCAACATTATGGCACCCACAGGGTTGGCTTCTTGTTTGCTCCTATAGTATTGACATGGCTATTGTGCATTAGTGCCATTGGTATATACAATATATTTCGGTGGAATCCGCATGTATATCAAGCGCTTTCTCCATATTACATGTATCAATTTTTGAGGAAAACTCAAAGAGGAGGTTGGATGTCCTTGGGTGGAATTCTGTTGTGCATAACAGGTAAGCATGAACTTCTGGTGGTTAACCTTGATTCTAGTGCGCCATTACAAGCaaaataatttgtttctttCCCTCATACCCATTTTCACTTTTCCAGGTTCAGAAGCCATGTTTGCTGATCTTGGACATTTTTCACAATTGTCAATCAAGGTATATCATTTAACAACtcaattttataaattctaCCAAGGTTTCTTTACCAAATTAACTTAGCATGGCTTATTATTTGAATGACTGGACCTTGTACAGTAGCATAACCCCTTTTTTAGCTTATGCTCATTATCTGATTGAGACAGTTCAAATTTCATGGCTCATCTCCTTGTAGCGTTTTCATCATAATTGTGCTGGAAAGGAGGTGCTTTATAACTTAAGGACATATTGGTTAGCCATGTTAGTATCTGGCTGGTGTATATTTGGTATATGGAACAATTTTCTGATGCTAAAATCCTTTAGTTCAATGCAGCTCTCCACCATTCAATACCTATGATGAAGCTAATCTTGATTCACTCTTGTTCTGTCACGTATCTTGCACTGTGTTATAACCTAAGAATATATTGAATATGTTTTATAGCTTTGGATGTCAATGTGGAACCTGTCTACCGGAGAATTTTGTTTTACCAATTTTTACTAGTGGTTGaaaaaatctgattttgaaCCACATAGGTCATTTTGGTGGCTTTGGGTTCATTGTTTACACTATTAGGATTTAAACCCAATTCATACCTGCCATTAGCACCCTAAAGTATTTATCAGACTGTGAGTATGTAAGAAACCTATAGGTGATGATGTATACGTGTTATGTGGAAGATTTCATGAAAATTTCCTTGCTGAAAACAACTTGTCAAAGTTGAAGTTAATTGTTTCTAATTATTGTAAAAAATGAGCTACTGGTCTGATAGGGATCTGATAGTTGGCGGTTTTCAATGCATCTGGATCCCATCTATACATCTCCTGACACAAGAATTTTAAGCTAATGAAAcaatttgaattagaaaaaaggaACCAgaattttcctccttttttttttccccccaccTTGTAAACGCTCATGTTTATGTTACTCAAATGCTGTCTGATTCAACCATAACATTCTTGacatacccattttttttttccctttataagtttcttttgctttgtgGTGGCTTCAACCATTCAAGGAAAATGCTGTTAGTTCTTTTTTCCCAAGAGAGAGTTCATGTTACAATTCAAGTACAAATAGGTATCTTTTAATATGCTAAGATTATGACTTGTTTAGAATATATCTAATGGTTCTCAAGTGTCATATCCTAATTAATGTTAATAGCTGAATACACTGCCCCTGTGGTCTTGTGCGTTTGGTGGTAACTTTTGAGGCTTTGGAGAAAAGATAGAGAGCATGAGCTTCAATTGTGACAAATGAATAAACTTTCCTTTTCTATATTCTGGCTAATGCCATTTCGTGAACACCTGCATTTCTAATGGATATTTACATTTCTGTAGATTGCTTTCACGTCTGTGGTTTATCCAGCTTTGGTTCTTGCATATATGGGGCAAGCAGCCTATCTATCTAAGCATCATTTTAGTGAGAAGGATTACCATTTTGGATTTTATGTGTCTGTACCCGGTAGGTACCTTCTCACTTGTTCTCCATGAAGGTATATAATTTGGATTACAGGCAGGTTCTCAGCTAATAAGAAATACCCCATGCTTATTCTTCCAGGGAAGTTAAGAATTCCTGTTCTAGTAATAGCCATACTTGCTGCAGTGGTGGGAAGCCAGGCCATCATCACTGGAACTTTCTCGATCATTAAACAATGCTCTGCTCTGAATTGCTTCCCAAAAGTGAAAATAGTTCACACATCATCCAAAGTCCATGGTCAGATTTATATACCTGAGGTCAACTGGATCTTGATGCTGTTATGCATGGCTGTTACTATTGGTTTCAGAGACACAAAGCGCATGGGTAATGCATCAGGTATGACAATAATTGTAAGTTGAACTCAGCATATATCCTTTTCTAGAAAAGGTTTTCCCAGAGGATTGGCTTATATGGAAATGAATTTCACTATCCCAGcatttagaataaaaaattctgagatttttcattaatatttttcaagatTGTCAAAAGAGCAATTGTGCTTTGTTTGGAATAATGTTTGGTATTCCGCCTTGTCTTTTGCTTCTTTCAGCTGACACCCTTACCCTGATGCTTTCCACGGAACAGGTTTGGCAGTTATCACCGTCATGTTAGTCACCACCTGCCTAATGTCTCTTGTTATCGTCCTGTGCTGGCATCAGAGTGTCTTTCTTGCAATTTGCTTCATATTCTTTTTTGGAACAATCGAAGCTCTCTACTTCTCGGCTGCGCTCATCAAGTTCCTCGAAGGAGCCTGGGTCCCTGTTGCCCTTTCATTAATCTTCATGATCGTCATGCATGTTTGGCACTATGGCACACTCAAGAAGTACGAGTTTGATGTGCAAAACAAGGTCTCTGTCGACTGGCTACTCAGCCTGGGTCCCAGCCTAGGCATCGTACGAGTCCAAGGCATTGGCCTCATACATACTGAGCTTGTCTCTGGAATCCCGGCAATCTTTTCGCACTTTGTCACCAACCTTCCTGCCTTCCACCAGGTCCTAGTGTTTCTCTGCATCAAATATGTCCAAGTCCCACATGTTAAACCTAAGGAACGGTTTCTAATTGGGCACATTGGCCCCAGGGAGTACAGGCTCTACAGGTGCATCGTACGATATGGATATCGTGACGTTCACAAGGATGATGTTGAGTTTGAGAAGGATCTTGTATGTAGTATAGCAGAATTCATACGCTTCGGGAGCATTGGAGCCGATCGAACAATTGAAGATTTAAGCGGAGCAATTGAAGATTTACGGAAGGATGACGACAAAATGACTGTGGTTGGGACCTGTTCTACCCATGCAAATGGAATTCAAATTGACGAGGACGATATTAGCAATGCAGAGTCAGTAGGCACATCAGAACTTAGAGAGATAAAGTCGCCACCCATGATCCGATCAAGAAAAAGGGTAAGGTTTCTCGTGCCTGAGAGCCCGAAGATAGACACAATTGCAAGGGAGGAATTGCAGGAGCTGATGGAAGCTAGGGAATCTGGGATAGCTTACATACTGGGGCACTCACACATGAAAGCAAAGCAAGGCTCTAGCATGCTGAAGAAGCTTGTAATCAACTATGGCTATGAATTCCTTCGGCGGAATAGCCGGACAACCACTTACGCATTCACTCTACCCCATGCGTCTACTTTGGAGGTGGGGATGGTCTACCATGTTTGATCATACTTCCTTAGAATCATATTTTGTCATGTACATGTTGTAATCATATGCAACAGTGAAAGACCACCACCTTTGTATGGTGAATGAAAAGACCTTACACATTACACACAGTTCAGTCATTTTGCACGGCACAGGtcttggccaccccaaaccttATTTTTCGTTCTTTTTCGGCTTTGTGAAATATGGAACCGCCTTGAAGTCCTTCCTGTTGACCCACATTCCATCGTCTTATAGCAAGAAATACATGAAGGTGCTTTTCAAATGGAGCGATAGTTTTCATTTTGCTAATAACATTTCCAAAAggcaaagaaatgaaaatgctAACTTTTTGTACGGCCTATCAACTATGATGGCCTTAGCGAAACGGCATTATGGGCTTCCTCTCATAAGTCAAAAAGCTCTCTTTTGAGCCAATGATAGTATAAAGCCTTGAAGGCCCAGAGCCAGAGGCCCACAGAAGAAATTAGTGGGCCTGTTGATATCTTAAGGTAGGGCGAAGTTGTGGTATAGCAACGTGTACCATAAATCCATAATATGTTTCTTTTCTCCTCAAGCCAAGAAAAGAATCCACATAATCATCAAAAAAACATTCTCAACTTTGCGGGTGTCATagatttcatttgaaaataatgCACATGATTGCTTCAACCAGAAACATTTGACtaatgaaaaacatttttctaaacTCAAGTTTTGCAGCGAAGTTTCTGATCTCCCTTCctttctatctttctttcttaatttttttaataattggaCCTGGCTCTCTTCATTTATCAAATtcttgaaagagagagagaagaagaaaaaaccaaaaaacaaaatggtgaAAAGTTGAGAATTAACACATCATAATTACTTGTGATTAACGAGAGTTAACTTAAGCTTAATTAACACCTTaatacaataaattaaaaatattactttaattaatctaaaagtttaagttaatggGTTTAAATCCAataatatcacatcaatcatttatttctctcactaTCATCTGATATATGATTTAACCAATTATACCATATTCATAAATCTTTCAACAATAAGAAAAGCAAATGAttaaaagtcatttaaaaaGCTATTCAATCCAATCAAACCAATGTCTAAATTCAAATTGAGTTAGTATTGCAAGTTCTTTTCTTCCACCAAACtccaaaaaaacataaagaaatatgCCGGGtatgtttattaatgtgttttgtgagtgtttttttcttcttcttatatttaaaaacaaga
This window encodes:
- the LOC132177499 gene encoding potassium transporter 6 — protein: MDLEPGIYQNHAKRESWKTVLTLAYQSLGVVYGDLSTSPLYVYRNTFAEDIEHSETNEEIFGVFSFVFWTLTLVPLLKYVFIVLKANDNGEGGTFALYSLLCRHARVSSLPNCQMADEELSEYKNGRISLDPKTGFGSRLKSALERHRVLQRVLLILALIGTCMVIGDGVLTPAISVFSAVSGLELSMSKEHHKYIEVPVACLILICLFALQHYGTHRVGFLFAPIVLTWLLCISAIGIYNIFRWNPHVYQALSPYYMYQFLRKTQRGGWMSLGGILLCITGSEAMFADLGHFSQLSIKIAFTSVVYPALVLAYMGQAAYLSKHHFSEKDYHFGFYVSVPGKLRIPVLVIAILAAVVGSQAIITGTFSIIKQCSALNCFPKVKIVHTSSKVHGQIYIPEVNWILMLLCMAVTIGFRDTKRMGNASGLAVITVMLVTTCLMSLVIVLCWHQSVFLAICFIFFFGTIEALYFSAALIKFLEGAWVPVALSLIFMIVMHVWHYGTLKKYEFDVQNKVSVDWLLSLGPSLGIVRVQGIGLIHTELVSGIPAIFSHFVTNLPAFHQVLVFLCIKYVQVPHVKPKERFLIGHIGPREYRLYRCIVRYGYRDVHKDDVEFEKDLVCSIAEFIRFGSIGADRTIEDLSGAIEDLRKDDDKMTVVGTCSTHANGIQIDEDDISNAESVGTSELREIKSPPMIRSRKRVRFLVPESPKIDTIAREELQELMEARESGIAYILGHSHMKAKQGSSMLKKLVINYGYEFLRRNSRTTTYAFTLPHASTLEVGMVYHV